ACAAATACCATGCCTGGGTTAATGCTGAATTTCTATTGGAGAAGTGTCTTGTGGGCATTTTGGATGACAGCAAATGAAGAATCCTTGTTTCCTGAGCTCTCTTTTATGACAGAGATCTCTCCATTGTATCAGATGAGCATTGTCACTACAAGCAGATGACTTGAACAGAGGACATTCGCTTCTTTTGTGGAAAAGTCTATAAGCCCATAGTACATTGGACTAACCATTCTATAGAAAAGGAGTTTGATTCTCTATAAACTGTATGACAAAGCGACATCCTTTTTATTAATTTCATAATAAGAAATGAATAGAGTAAATATTCCTCCGGTTGAACACCTGCACAAGtttctcttatttttctttccttttttttttttccctAGAAGTCGGAATTATCTTCTGTTATATTTTCATTATTTGGCTATTGTGTACTAATTTTAATTGCTTGTCTGAATGATGTTGTGTTTCTTTATCACTAAGCAAATTGAGAATGTAGGTAAACTGAAACCTAGGGGTGGCAATTTGAGCTTAAACTCATCCAGCCTGCCAACCCGCCAAGAGAGTAATGGGTTGAGCTACAAATATTTTAGCTCATGGGTCAATTTGGGCTGAGCCCAACTTAATCCATTATTTTTTATAGTCTATTCTGACTCATTAAGCAGTCCAAATATAACCCATGAAATTCACCCAAAACAAAGGGATCTTAACCCAACTTATCTAAAAATTTACTTAGTTGccctaattttattttatttttttatatttttaattttctgttcttttatttttctgcatCACCCACCCTACCCCTACCCCCCCCATTCCCCGCGCAAACCGCCCTCAAAAttatttcttttttacttttttttttatattttcaatttttattttttgtagggaaaatttcacattagaaCAACTGAGCTctatacttttcaattttatagtctatatttcaatttacagtaaccaactagcccaaaaaataataggctaagattcaacatccaactcaAATAgattctcaaaattactatttaatttttaaaaaagagtcctgaagcttttaaattaatttttgaatcagtaacgtgactcaaatattaattcaacaaaccaaattcatttgggtggtgaagattagatttttaacaagcttaaaatGTGGGTTTCaatttcgaatttgattttgtgagaaatttggagtgagtgttatttagacttgttagaaatagtataaggatgttgtatataaaatttgaagtcatttaatggagatttggactagtTTTGAACGAGAAtcgcaactgaaaatcgtggaagaaattcgtctacagacgcttgtataaaggtgtataaaaatgtataatagtgtataaggtgtgtttctacactcatatacactattatacaagattatacataattatacaaaaactgacttcgtcttcttccttgtgtcttttctgaaatttaactcaaatcctgctcaaatctactccaaatcacctcaaatttaaattttgaacttcttttgatattttcaatcaattggaacaatacccgatccaaacaactaacaaattcaaaaaaaaaaaccattatcaaaagcaaagctttgaatggtcttcaatggtggacttctactcttcaattttcttacattgcaagcaGGTGACACAAGAGGAGAATCAGAAAATACACggccccttgaagcatatgtagaagatgtgagaagaagagagagtgaaagcaatggttgtgagaacaaagaattaactccatagcttttaaaagcaatggttgtaagaacacagattttgaatttgcaagtgctttcaaaatatgtacaatgtgGGCTAGgtggggtaaaacttaaaaacatgggccattttttgttatggtgtgaagtcatatgtattttcttgtaattctttcttttTTGTATTAGCCATTCTCCTAATCTTCAACAAATTTCATTCTCAACCATTACAACCAGAGTGAGACGTTAGCAATATTCTTCTTGCAATCAATTCCTACAAAAGAAAATCCAACGAGAATTTTCTCGCGCAAACCcccttaaaaaaatatttacttttatttttgtatttttaatttttaatttttttatttttctgcaccacccactcACCCTACCCTCATACCccccttcaatttttttttatatttttaattctctattttctattttttcgtttttctgcaccacccacccaccccaaCCCCCCCAccccgaaaaatatttttcaatttacaCATTTTAAGGTAAGACTTTTTTTTATGCAAGATAAGCATGATTCTAAAACATGGGTCAAGTTTGACGGGTTGGGTTATGACCTATTGTTTAGCCCATCTTGACCCAGCCCATCTTAGACGAagtatgttttgggctgagttgggCAATGACCTATTTATTGACCTAACTCATCTTGACCCGCCCAAATTCTGTCAAATCAACCCATTTGTCATCCCTACTAAAACCTAAAGAGTGATTTATTTCACTTTACCCCTTGAAATTAGTTTTTTCTGACTAGTCTGGGGTGCAGCCACTGAAGAGAACAGAGCAGAATATATACAAGCCTGTTAAGCTTTTTATGAAAAGacaatttttcttttttaggaAGGCCATAAGCCAGAAACACTTTAGGGGTATGCGTTTGAAGAGGAGTTGGAATTTATTAGAGGTATATTCCTGACAAAGGGATTGTGAGATTGTACGGTGACCAGAAAAATTAGATAGAAAAGgtataacaaaagaaagaaaaaaaaatccaactAAGTGACTAAAGTGAGAAGATTAGTAATGTAATTTACATTGAGTTAATATCCTAAAACCCGTCTAAACTATACAATCTTTGTCAGTTGCCTACATAAACTATCACATGTCCCCGAAGACCCCCTAAAATATATCTCCCTTCATAATAAGCTCCCTCGTCGCATTCTTACTAGTGCATGTAATACACTCTcgaaattatttttaaaatctgCCATGTGACAATCTACATGAATATTTCTTTATCTTAATCTAAAAACAGACTTAATTAAGATTTTAGTACACTTTATTATATCATTATAAAAAtttactaaaaataaaaaaggaggcTAGGGTTAAAACTAGTGGGTCAATTGTAAAAAACTcattttctctttttgctctcaTCAAAGAATGGCTACACTCAGTAGCGATTTTCTTAATTAATCTTGGTTCTAACCTTGATTGCATTGTCTATTCTTGCTTCCATTCGAAAAGCAGGataaaaactagggtttctgcTCCTAATTCGATATAGAAGATTAGGGTTATGATAGACCTGAATTGTGAAGATTGTTGAAAGGAGATACCTAAATTGTTAAAGAAGATAGCTACACACGGGTAAAACGAGAAAgataagaaaaaaatcaaaaatgataAAGAGAGAAAATTTCAGATGGATTCAAATGAAGAAAGGTGAAGAAAATAAGGAAGGTgaaatataaagaaaaagaggagaaaataaaaagaaatataaattTCAAAAAAGAAGGGCTAATTAGCTGTTAGACACAGGTTTATTTAGCCTTCACGCGCTCTTGGGCAATTTATTAACACACATAATGTCACATAAGCGACGAGGGGATTTTATTATGAAGGGGGATATAGTTTAGGGGGATTTTCGGAAACATGCGATAGAAGTAGACATCACACAAAAGTTATATAATTTAGACGGATTTTGGGGTATTAACTCATTTATATTTCATCCTTCAAGAAACATGAAAAGTTTGAAATATAGTAGTACAATTTTATATATTACTTCTTGACTATCTAAGAATCAAGATCAAAGTGCACATAGTAAAGGAGAGGAAGTTCAACTAGATCCACGCTTCCTTAAAAGCAATAGTACACAAGTCTCACAGCAGGCATCTAATTCATAGTTTAAAGCAATCACATAGGTAAAATACAGCAATTGCCTCACAGTGGTAGCTTAATAAGTATGAAATTAGCATTGCAAAAAACTCTATTGACCATTACAAAAGCTCTGTGTACTTCTAAGCAACAGGGGTCACCTTAACTTCATCCACAACAGGACCACAAAGAGATCCATAGTCATTGATCTTTGTATGGTAATAAGAGCTGTAGAAAGTAATTCTTGTCCTGTCTGCGATAGCTGTGAACTTGAAACTAACAGTCTTAAAGCTGCCTTTTCCTTGTGACTTGAAGGGAACTTTGAATGTTTCTTTAGCAGCGAATGCTTCAACCATCATATCGCCATGGCAACCGTTCTTTGCATCACCAACAGTGAATGCAAAGGCATACACCTTCTTAGGGACTGTCCTAATGATTTGGGCAATGGCACTTTCTCTCCCTGCAAGTAGTTCAactgcagcttggccaaacgggacATTGAAATGAGCTGAATCCAAGAATTTCACTGCTTTGAGTGACTCAATGATCCAGCCTGGAAGTGGGGATGTCAAATCTTCCTGTTTGGGAGGGAGAAGGACTCCGTGCGAAGAGTTTATTAAGAGGTGAGGTCCTTCTTCAAAACCAGGATTTTTTACCAAATTCACTGCAGAACACCAAAGAGAAAaatcaagaaaacaaaaatttcacACACTTGCACCCAACAAAATACTTCATATACTGGATTAATGGTTATATATAAATGTATTATTTCACTAGACATAACAACAAAAACATGGAAGGCAGATGAATGACATGGAGAACATATATTAGTAAAACGAAACGTTCAACAGATTAAAAAGTTTATAACTTTGTATAGAATCCTATCCTATTCACAAGTTCAACAAGCAATATCAAAATATAGTAAACTTTAGAGAAACAATTCTTTTGAGATCATAACATAACATATAGTAAACTTTAGAGAAACAATTCTTTTTAGATCATAACATAACATATAGTAAACTTTAGAGAAACAATTGAAATATATCAATAAATCAACTATAACTCAATACTGAACTAGTAGGGTTAGCTACATGAGTCCTCTATATCCATTTCGCTTATTTGGCTCAACTCATTCCAAAGAAAGTTAAAATATGTAAGAACACATATCTATTTGATAGAACTTCTTCATATACCTTTTGAAttggattttttcttttttttgaattggCTTCTTCATATACCTTTGAAGTATTAGATGCACAAATAATACATCTTTAACATTACCTAATAAAATAATGACAATCAGTGAAAAGCCAGATAAAAGCATAAATAAAGCCCGAAAATATACCTCTGGTGGGCCGAGGAGGGAAGAGTTCTTTTATAGCAACAGCATCCAAGAGTGGACCACAAGCTGGATCCTCTTGAACTCCAGGATTATGAAAGGAAACTTTAACTACATTAGAAGTAGCATAGAAACCCCAAGCATAGGTATCACCGCCATTGCTGCTATAAAGGGTCTGCAATGGAAGGTCCCCGGTTTGAGGAGGTACCGACaccctcaatacctcatcttgaGCACAGGTTCTTGATGCCCCAAATGTGAGTGCATACAAAGAGCCTTTCTTTACTGGAATTGTTTGAGAAATTGAGGCATCATTCCCTAGCCTCACGGCATGGATGCCGTGGGCGACTGGGAAGTACATCCCGCCGGGCTGTGGCCCGCCAGAAATGTACTCTACCAAGCCATTGATTTCCCATTTGGGCAAAGCATATTTGCCTACGAGTACTGTTTTTTTCTTGAGGTCTTTTGGCTTTGGTTGCTCTTCGAAATTCCCATTTGGAAGTAGTCCTGAAAATAGAATATTTCCTTCAATTCATAACTGTAATCCAACCATCCAAGAAAACGTTCTTTTATACAAAAACCTTGCTCTCCTAAGCGAAGATGCAACCTTTTCCCATAGGCGGATGCGATGTAGTTCTAACGAGCTCAACTCCCAATCTTTTTATGCCAGAGCATAATTATATATATGTGTGAAAAATCACTAAAATTTCAACAAATTAAGTTATGAACTCATAATTGCAAAAGCATTATGAATCAGCGGTGAGAATATAAATATTGAACCCATCAAATTTAAATATCTGAATCCGCACCATTTAAAAGGAAAAACCCCATCAAGCAAACAAGAGTGACATACTATATAAAGTACAGATCCTAACAAAATATTGTTTAACACTATATCGAGCACAGATTCAACCACTTCCCTTTTTAACCCTCCCTCACCCCACCAAAAGAAACAAGCACCTATAGCCAAAAACAAGAGCAgcttattttttataaaacataATAGTATGAATCCTAAGTAAATGTTCTTCGCAATGTGAACCTCCTCTTTATAGAGAGCTGAATAGCATTACAGAACCAAACATTCTTCAAcacataaaaaaaaacataaaagctTGCAAACATCACCTAGTGGAGTAGCTGGAAGGTAGGACTTCTTGGTAGGAGATAGTTCCAAGATTGCATTTTTATACGAAAataagtaacaacaacaacagcccagtgaaatcccacaacCGACCATATTAAGTAATGGGAAGTAAATTATAGCTTAAATTAGCATATTAAAAGATTAATGTTTGAGCTTTGTAGTACCTTCAAGAGGAGCTGGGCGAACGGCAGAGACAGTGGAGAGCAAGGAGAGAAGAAGCAAGATTGAAACCTTCACCACCATATTTGCAGAAAGAAGTACTCGTAGATGTAAGTAGAAAGAAGAAGGAAGGAAGAGGGTATATTTAAGGAATAAAGGACTAGTGTTCTTCACTTGTCCCTATGTTCCATTTATGTCACTGTCCGTCTTATTTCAAAATAATTTACCTTTCTGTAATTGAAAATTTTTAACTTCAAAATTTTCGTTTTATTATCACAAGTCTTAAAGTAATTTTTTTGATGTGTGTTGAAAAAAATTTCTTCTAAATTTTATATTAAATAACATCATATAAGATGGATTGAGGTATATAATAGTACCATCCAAAGGATGAACAAAGAGATAAAGGGTTGTGGGGCAGAGACAAAGGCACAGGCTGATTCAGATGGATTACTATAGGGATTTCAAATTATTATAAtggaataataaataaataaataaatacgtATTTAATAGTATATTTTTTTAGTATGTATACGTAAACATATTAACCAACATAGTGATCCGCCCCTGGAATCCGGATTGgatggggtgggggtgggggtgggggtggcaATAGACAGAGAAATGAGGGAGCCATTCAAGGCACTGATAATTTTGACCGAATGTCTAAAGACTGGTCCCTCTGCTTTAGAAATTTTGAACACTTTATCTCCGTAATCCATGCAATTAAACATAAACTAATGAGATTTTGCATTATTCTATTTCTTTGAGCGCGGGAGTTGAATCAAATCTGACAAACTAATTCTTTAATACTCACAGTGGACTACTTTTTCGCATGCAATTGGcaagaaaaatttatttttagttaaCAGAAAAGATTAGGTCTGTCAACAGAAGGTCATCCAAAAGCTCCTACGTTTAGATCTAGTGGATAATACGTTGTTTCTACTCATTGTACGTCAATCATTGTGCTTTGGGGTCGttaggtataagaaggtataagagtagtataaaaatttaatactatCTTAATattctgtttggttagcaaatcaggtataagttatcccgatattaattttaatattgggataacttataccttataaaAGGTTGGTAATTAGCAccagtataacttataccttctttttagaaattatgcaattgtcattcttaatacaacatacccaACAATGAATAAATAACAATCCCAGCATAATTAATctcagcataacttatcccaatataacttataccggcataacttatatcggtataaatcgtattccaaccaaacgacccatAAGTATTACAACACCAATAACAAACCCAGTGCATTCTTACAATTAGAGTTTGGGAAGATATTACCCTTACCTTTAAAAAAGGCAAAAATGTTATTTTCGATAGACCCCCAACTCAtgaaagataataaaaaaaggcCAATGACAAATAAACTAACCAGAAAACCAAACGAAAACACATAACTAAGACTAGACAGTGCAATTAGAAAACCAAAGCGAAGGCAACAAGAAGTTATAACAGAAATCTAAAAAGACGAAAATACACGAAAGATACTAAGTGATGTACTAAAGTTACTATAACAAACAAAGACAAAGCTCAACTACCTAATCCTCCACCCTAATTCTAGACATTTATATCTTTCTATCTATGGTCATGTCTTCAGTAAAAAATAAGACATATCTTGCATAATCACCTCTCCCAATACTTCTTCGGCCTACTACCTCTCCGTTGGCCCTCcaaggccaacctctcacacctcctcactggtgcatcTCTTCTTCACATGTCGGAACCATCTTAGTCTCACCCCCGCGTCTTATCCTCCATAGACGTCACACCCAATTTGTCACGGATAATTTCATTTCTAATTCTGTCTAACTTGGCATGCCGCACATtgatcgcagcctactccgcactactaaaaagtaggaagagaaggtcgcaatagcttttacccgatttgtgggtcgggatcgattttcacagggagctagaaatggagTCGAATATCTATTTAGATTGggattgtgtaattgttccaaatatcacttccaatcatttttgttttttctttaacaaactactattatcaactactaattataaatgcaactagattatgctaaacgagaattgctaaaagttgtatctaatggataaaaaggcactagggtagtgtcatcctcctaggtggccaattgacgtgTAATTGCTTCTAATGcatgattgacatgattggggaaatatgctataaccgctacacgattttacccactcttaCACCTCTCGgcagagagagtgattttgcccaattgactctctcaagaccaaatgggtaggcaatcttgctcaagcaactagggttcaagtcgggtaattactctctcaaggtttaaccctttaattgggactatcaattctcttgagtccatcccaattccttgttgggtcaattttggagacttaggctctctttctcaagaagagccaagtcaacttagtacaaaccagtgtttgcaaccactaattcatagattaaaccataaaattgacccaaataacaaacacccatagtcaatctaaccttaaatcacaacacccatcaattacccacactagagttgagccacaaccctaactaatgggtttagctactcatgtttgaagagaaaaacagagaaatagatgaagataaagacatattaattaattgctaatgtagatacaaagattcaatgataaaaactacgtaaaaatgcccaaaatggctacagatggtcttctcacgagcgcagctctgttCAGAAaataactgatgacctaaaaatggacaaagattctatttatactaagctggaaaaattggacaaaaatgcccctccggggttagtgcggaccacacaaaatggactgcggcagcactaggctcttgactctTCAATTTCATCTCTttgaactcaggctccgcggaccgtGCAAAATGGACCACGGCCGCAGAGTCTTCTAATGTGGTCCGCACAAACATGACCGCAGACCGCGCAGCTTGAGCCTTGGCAATTTTCATCTCTCTAATCTTCGCCTCTGCGGACTGCATataatggtagtgcggccgcggaaccttcagtgcagaccgcacaaattcCACTGCAGCTGCACTGTTTTAACACTTGATTTTCCAgttctctgaatctccctagtgtggaccgcacaaagtgtagtgcggccgcactaggcctgtttgtcctgagtttgccttgtctttggtacttgtgcaggtttcactccttttgagccggtctttgacatcttgtcactttgtcgatcaaacctgcaatcaagcacaacttatgagccttttgggactattttgtaacaatttataatcaaagcgtaagcaagaaagagcatgaaacacgttaaaatccctagttatcaactcccccaaacttaatcttttgcttgtcctcaagcaaacaaaataagactcacccctaaagggaaaatccaagaattttcagctatcctaaagtaacctcaacaagcataaATTGGGACTAATAATTtccctcaatacgaatgaatcattaacaacctttaacctttgaaaaaaaaaacatggaTCAAGTATGAcataagagcatcaagagttgactcattacatcaaagaactctctcaattactttggtcattgtggaacccaaactcacacatcctcaactctccttaAGCAAACCTCATCTTTTAGAATATTgtcacacaaaccgaggttaatggaaatttattcatctctctcaagaaaaggtcacaagtccggctctaagtatcatatacttgccccttatgtaagtatccactaatgt
This genomic stretch from Nicotiana sylvestris chromosome 9, ASM39365v2, whole genome shotgun sequence harbors:
- the LOC104211372 gene encoding protein TEEBE — protein: MVVKVSILLLLSLLSTVSAVRPAPLEGLLPNGNFEEQPKPKDLKKKTVLVGKYALPKWEINGLVEYISGGPQPGGMYFPVAHGIHAVRLGNDASISQTIPVKKGSLYALTFGASRTCAQDEVLRVSVPPQTGDLPLQTLYSSNGGDTYAWGFYATSNVVKVSFHNPGVQEDPACGPLLDAVAIKELFPPRPTRVNLVKNPGFEEGPHLLINSSHGVLLPPKQEDLTSPLPGWIIESLKAVKFLDSAHFNVPFGQAAVELLAGRESAIAQIIRTVPKKVYAFAFTVGDAKNGCHGDMMVEAFAAKETFKVPFKSQGKGSFKTVSFKFTAIADRTRITFYSSYYHTKINDYGSLCGPVVDEVKVTPVA